Proteins found in one Candidatus Tisiphia endosymbiont of Beris chalybata genomic segment:
- a CDS encoding beta-ketoacyl-ACP synthase III — MSCKIIGCGSYLPETIITNSALSLSVDTSDEWIRSRTGILKRHIASDNQYTSHLALKASQTAIEDSGLPPSAIDLIITCSTTPDNSFPSIASKLQGYLALGSIPSFDLQAVCSGFIYGLHVADSLISSSKYKTILLVGAEKMSSLLDWNDRATCILFGDGAGAVILQYSDDNSGIIDSHIYSDGRYYDLLYTDGGVSMNGKSGKLKMKGQEVFKYAVEKMSKSAEEIMHNNHLTTDDIDYFVPHQANIRIIEAIAERLNFAPNKVVKTVTEHANCSAASIPLALASLKNCHNLKKGDILLLSAMGAGVTWGSALIRW; from the coding sequence ATGTCCTGTAAAATTATTGGGTGTGGTTCCTATTTACCAGAAACTATTATTACTAATTCAGCTTTATCTTTATCAGTTGATACTAGTGATGAGTGGATTCGTTCTAGAACAGGTATATTAAAAAGACATATTGCTAGTGATAATCAATATACTTCTCATTTAGCTCTTAAAGCTAGTCAAACGGCGATAGAGGACTCTGGCCTTCCCCCTTCTGCTATAGATTTAATCATTACTTGTAGTACCACCCCTGATAATAGCTTTCCCTCTATTGCTTCTAAATTACAAGGTTACCTTGCTCTTGGTAGCATCCCCTCATTTGATTTACAAGCAGTGTGTTCTGGCTTTATTTATGGCTTACATGTTGCAGATTCTTTAATTAGTTCTAGTAAATATAAAACCATATTGCTGGTGGGGGCTGAAAAAATGTCCTCGTTGCTTGATTGGAATGATAGGGCTACCTGTATATTATTTGGGGATGGAGCTGGAGCGGTAATATTGCAATATAGCGATGATAATTCGGGAATAATAGATAGTCATATTTACTCGGACGGACGTTATTATGATCTTCTTTATACCGATGGAGGGGTAAGTATGAATGGTAAAAGTGGTAAATTAAAAATGAAGGGGCAAGAAGTTTTCAAATATGCAGTCGAGAAAATGTCAAAGTCAGCTGAAGAGATAATGCATAACAATCACTTGACCACGGATGATATAGATTATTTTGTTCCTCATCAGGCCAATATAAGGATTATAGAGGCAATCGCAGAGAGGCTCAACTTTGCACCCAATAAGGTAGTAAAAACAGTAACAGAGCATGCCAACTGCTCCGCCGCATCAATTCCTCTGGCGCTTGCTTCTCTTAAAAACTGTCATAACCTCAAAAAAGGCGATATCTTACTGTTGAGTGCTATGGGGGCGGGCGTCACCTGGGGATCTGCTTTAATACGATGGTAA
- a CDS encoding APC family permease, which translates to MSQKLGFWSVFALATGSQIGTGILILPASLAPFGVYGLAGWVVSSCAAIILALLFAILCSKFPQTGGPHVYLKNIFGNTPAFFTGWTYWVISWVSTATVVIAAIRYLAPLIGAYNSLLYLGLEILLLLTIMLLNLKGIAVAGRIEFIFTLLKFIPLIIIPVAALCKFDSRNFVIEQNTSNLTFFQSLSEVILLTFWGFIGLESATAQAGSVINPSKTIPKAIVTGTLCVAIIYLINNIGIIGIIPKEELITSSAPYVDATQIIFGGKWHIIISLIAAIICIGTLNAWVLTSGQIALGLAEDGFMPSFLAKTNKNGAPVWSILISCIGILPLLIITANENLSAQITEIIDFSVITFLFVYLACSIAFCKLLITQLEKSPLYMWLIGGTAISFCVWTIYQTPIRTIIIASSFALSGIPVYYFWYKKQNK; encoded by the coding sequence ATGTCCCAAAAACTTGGATTTTGGTCAGTTTTTGCATTAGCTACTGGTAGCCAGATCGGCACAGGAATTTTAATATTACCAGCAAGTTTAGCGCCCTTTGGAGTATATGGATTAGCCGGTTGGGTAGTATCGTCCTGTGCCGCTATAATCCTTGCGCTGTTATTTGCTATATTATGCTCAAAATTTCCTCAGACAGGAGGCCCGCATGTATATTTAAAAAATATATTTGGGAATACTCCAGCATTTTTTACGGGCTGGACTTATTGGGTAATTTCATGGGTGAGTACTGCAACAGTTGTTATTGCAGCGATCAGATATTTAGCTCCTTTAATTGGCGCTTATAATAGTTTGCTATATTTAGGACTAGAAATATTACTGTTACTCACCATTATGCTTTTAAATCTTAAAGGTATAGCAGTAGCAGGGCGTATAGAATTTATATTCACCCTATTAAAATTTATTCCTCTCATCATTATACCGGTTGCTGCGTTATGTAAGTTTGATAGTAGGAATTTTGTTATAGAACAAAATACTAGCAATTTAACTTTTTTTCAAAGTCTGAGCGAAGTAATATTATTAACATTTTGGGGTTTTATTGGGCTAGAATCGGCTACTGCTCAGGCGGGATCAGTAATCAATCCTTCTAAGACTATACCAAAAGCAATAGTCACAGGTACCCTATGTGTAGCGATAATATATCTAATTAATAATATTGGGATTATTGGAATAATTCCAAAAGAAGAGCTAATAACTTCTAGCGCCCCTTACGTAGATGCAACGCAAATAATTTTTGGAGGTAAATGGCATATAATTATTTCATTAATTGCCGCAATTATTTGTATTGGCACATTAAATGCGTGGGTATTAACTAGCGGACAAATAGCCTTAGGGCTAGCGGAAGATGGGTTTATGCCGTCCTTCCTAGCAAAAACAAATAAAAATGGTGCCCCCGTGTGGAGTATCCTTATCAGTTGTATAGGAATATTACCTCTCTTAATTATCACAGCAAATGAAAATTTATCAGCACAAATTACTGAAATAATTGATTTTTCTGTGATCACCTTTTTATTTGTGTATTTAGCGTGTAGCATTGCGTTTTGCAAATTATTGATAACTCAACTAGAAAAATCCCCTTTATATATGTGGTTGATTGGTGGGACTGCAATTAGTTTTTGCGTATGGACTATTTATCAAACTCCTATTAGAACTATAATAATTGCTAGTTCATTTGCATTAAGCGGTATTCCTGTCTATTATTTCTGGTATAAAAAGCAGAATAAATGA
- a CDS encoding outer membrane protein assembly factor BamE, whose product MKIFIIRILSTMFILLTLSNCQVIESRGQYVDDSLLPMLENKKLSKNEVEDLIGTATIIPSYSPNTWYYVHRSLSKRAWLEPKVLEQRIIKVSFNKNDTIDEALVLNNSYKNDINIVKEYTKTYGTELNSVQKFVRNIGRFNQTTESKKKKRK is encoded by the coding sequence ATGAAAATTTTTATAATTAGAATTCTTTCCACTATGTTTATCTTACTGACTCTCTCTAACTGTCAAGTAATTGAATCGCGAGGCCAATATGTGGATGACAGTTTATTACCTATGCTGGAGAACAAAAAACTGAGCAAAAACGAGGTAGAAGATTTAATTGGAACCGCAACAATTATCCCTAGCTATTCGCCTAATACTTGGTATTATGTACATCGTTCTTTATCAAAAAGAGCTTGGCTTGAGCCAAAAGTATTAGAACAAAGGATAATAAAAGTTAGTTTCAATAAAAATGATACTATTGATGAGGCATTAGTGCTTAATAATTCTTATAAAAATGATATAAATATTGTTAAGGAATATACTAAAACTTATGGCACTGAACTTAATAGTGTTCAAAAATTTGTACGAAACATTGGTAGATTTAACCAAACTACAGAGAGCAAGAAAAAAAAGAGAAAGTAG
- the rpmF gene encoding 50S ribosomal protein L32 produces the protein MAVPKKKTSKSKRNMRRSHLALGKINVVVDSETGEYKLPHHISLVDGTYNGRQVIIKKSEKDEEVA, from the coding sequence ATGGCAGTACCAAAAAAGAAGACATCGAAATCAAAACGCAATATGCGTCGTTCCCACCTTGCGCTGGGTAAAATTAACGTTGTAGTAGATTCTGAAACAGGGGAATATAAACTTCCTCATCACATATCTTTGGTTGATGGGACTTATAATGGGCGACAAGTGATTATAAAAAAGTCAGAAAAAGACGAAGAAGTAGCATAA
- a CDS encoding palindromic element RPE1 domain-containing protein, translated as MHNLKIIEEFLGETKSSTAAYIDVREEQRGVSTTKLPIRLGYARGLL; from the coding sequence TTGCATAACCTAAAGATAATTGAAGAATTTTTAGGAGAAACGAAGTCGAGTACCGCAGCGTACATAGACGTACGTGAGGAACAGAGAGGAGTTTCGACGACAAAATTACCAATTAGATTAGGTTATGCAAGAGGTCTACTCTAG